Proteins from a genomic interval of Zingiber officinale cultivar Zhangliang chromosome 2A, Zo_v1.1, whole genome shotgun sequence:
- the LOC122041325 gene encoding glutamic acid-rich protein-like yields the protein MEGDLDEANEKEGVEAEISRAMRARVSDFKERADTLTLEGVRRALEKDLGMKTFSLDAHKRFIKQCLDECFYGASDENLPKTSGATSTQSPKEEKSLSEENQPPSESRKDGSGFNKQIEGSPTTANKEALDHRIAHDQDSENDDVDEEKIRKAIENRADYFREYCMSISLAEVRRTLEEDLKLKTKALDAYKSFITNELDKVLQIPADVKPTNGVKKQPKKVSQKGGEKKPEKGIKRTRHESDSSNNNDSVTEDEEDEEIRLNKSLIGKDKAGKKGPKRLKKSKEDDKSPNSSEGKTAEQNSGNSSEDDGGNSSQDSHSHTSKGDSKKKQEKPVQVYGKRVEQLKSIIKSCGMSVPPTVYRKAKQVSESKREASLIKELEQILKKEGLTTNPSEKEIKAIKRKKERARELEGIDMSNIVSSSRRRTTSSYIPPPKPKIEVESESDEEDEENEEDTDENEDDGSGSEDPEEGEEEDEEDEEESD from the exons CACTTTGACACTAGAAGGTGTTCGAAGAGCCCTAGAGAAGGACTTGGGGATGAAAACATTTTCATTGGATGCTCATAAAAGGTTCATAAAGCAATGTTTAGATGAG TGCTTTTATGGTGCTAGTGACGAGAACTTACCCAAAACCTCGGGGGCAACTTCTACTCAgtcacccaaagaagaaaagtcACTATCTGAAGAGAATCAACCACCATCAGAATCCAGAAAGGATGGTTCTGGCTTCAATAAACAAATAGAAGGTTCTCCAACAACCGCAAATAAGGAAGCTTTGGATCATCGGATAGCACATGATCAAGATTCTGAAAATGATGATGTAGATGAAGAGAAAATAAGGAAAGCAATCGAAAATAGAGCTGACTACTTTAGAGAGTATTGTAT GTCTATTTCTTTAGCAGAAGTTCGTCGAACATTGGAAGAAGATCTTAAGCTTAAGACAAAAGCTTTGGATGCCTACAAAAGTTTTATCACCAATGAGTTGGATAAG GTATTACAGATTCCTGCAGATGTGAAACCAACCAACGGTGTCAAGAAGCAGCCTAAGAAAGTTTCTCAAAAGGGGGGTGAGAAAAAACCTGAgaaaggaattaaaagaactcgCCATGAGTCGGATTCTTCAAATAACAATGACTCTGTTACTGAGGACGAGGAAGATGAAGAAATCAGACTGAACAAGAGTTTAATTGGAAAAGATAAAGCAGGAAAAAAAGGCCCCAAAAGGTTGAAAAAATCTAAAGAGGATGACAAGTCACCTAATTCCAGTGAAGGAAAGACTGCAGAACAAAATTCAGGGAATAGTTCTGAAGATGATGGTGGAAACTCCTCTCAGGATAGTCATTCTCATACATCTAAAGGAGATTCCAAG AAGAAACAAGAGAAGCCAGTGCAAGTATATGGGAAACGAGTTGAGCAGCTGAAGTCAATAATTAAGTCTTGCGGAATGAG TGTCCCACCGACTGTGTATAGGAAGGCTAAACAGGTGTCAGAAAGTAAACGTGAAGCTTCTCTAATAAAGGAGTTAGAGCAAATTCTTAAAAAAGAAGGATTAACTACTAATCCTTCTGAAAAAG AAATTAAagctataaaaaggaaaaaggaaagagcAAGGGAATTGGAAGGCATTGATATGAGTAACATTGTCTCAAGCTCCCGACGGAGAACGACGTCAAGCTACATTCCTCCACCAAAACCAAAAATAGAAGTTGAGAGCGAGAGCgatgaagaagacgaagaaaATGAAGAAGACACTGATGAAAATGAGGATGACGGTTCAGGAAGCGAAGACCCTGAGGAAG gcgaggaagaagatgaggaagatgaagaagaaagtgaTTGA
- the LOC122041327 gene encoding cold-regulated protein 27-like, with protein MGESEEVLKLESPSTDSQLVGSLSNGWTDEKHITFLNDIESSFVNELYNEKYDSSACHRWLSRMKMHKGSCGQCESDKKPGQLKVLRMGCWENFVYDRNENDVETETDFIPFSANPWIQHFRPTIITKEKCLLSSDKIDSSHLIGPSVHLENDGRYGEVTSSKHNCCQCSVGSSAEASDQNFIDDELISEKRSSISRKRRLGTRVVHDSINDQLVPSKKASTNSESNSRTWEVDSILVLSETEAPSCDDEEVNS; from the exons ATGGGCGAGTCGGAAGAGGTTCTGAAGTTGGAGAGCCCTAGCACT GACTCTCAGTTGGTAGGTTCTCTATCTAATGGATGGACAGATGAAAAGCATATAACATTTCTTAATGACATTGAATCCTCTTTTGTTAATGAGCTATACAATGAGAAATATGATTCCAGTGCATGTCACAGATGGTTATCAAGGATGAAAATGCACAAGGGATCTTGCGGTCAATGTGAAAGTGATAAAAAACCTGGTCAG TTAAAGGTATTGCGTATGGGTTGCTGGGAGAACTTTGTTTATGATAGGAACGAGAATGATGTAGAGACTGAGACTGATTTTATACCATTTTCTGCAAATCCCTGGATTCAACATTTTCGACCAACAATCATAACTAAGGAGAAGTGTCTTTTATCATCTGACAAGATCGATAGTTCTCATCTCATTGGACCTTCAGTTCATCTAGAGAATGATGGGCGTTATGGAGAAGTAACAAGCTCAAAGCATAACTGTTGTCAATGTTCTGTTGGCAGCAGTGCAG AAGCATCAGACCAGAACTTTATTGATGATGAGCTCATATCTGAGAAAAGAAGTTCGATAAGCCGGAAGAGGAGACTGGGGACTCGAGTAGTTCATGATTCAATCAATGATCAA CTCGTGCCGTCAAAGAAAGCATCTACAAATTCAGAATCCAACAGCAGAACATGGGAAGTTGATTCAATCCTAGTGCTCTCTGAAACTGAAGCACCGTCATGTGATGACGAGGAGGTGAACAGTTGA